One Myotis daubentonii chromosome 12, mMyoDau2.1, whole genome shotgun sequence genomic region harbors:
- the ASPRV1 gene encoding retroviral-like aspartic protease 1, producing the protein MAGSGARSQGGRREHAFIPEPFNGANIAPHLWLHRFEVISDLNHWDHATQRRFLKESLRGDALKVYDGLGAEDQGDYEAVKDTLLKTFGGPTAARSHLPKEIVFANSMGKGYYLKGKIGKVPVRFLVDSGAQVSVVHPNLWEEVTDGDLDTLRPFENVVKVANGAEMKILGIWDTVVSLGKLKLKAEFLVANASAEEAIIGTDVLQDHNAVLDFEHRTCTLKGKKFRLLPVGGSLEDEFDLELIEEDPSEEGQQPSY; encoded by the coding sequence ATGGCCGGTAgcggagccaggagccagggaggcCGCCGGGAGCATGCCTTCATCCCGGAGCCTTTCAATGGAGCCAACATAGCCCCCCACCTCTGGCTGCACCGCTTTGAGGTCATCAGCGACCTCAACCATTGGGACCATGCCACCCAGCGAAGGTTCCTGAAAGAGTCCCTCAGGGGAGATGCCCTGAAGGTCTACGACGGACTCGGTGCTGAGGACCAGGGGGACTACGAGGCTGTGAAAGACACCCTGCTGAAGACCTTCGGGGGGCCCACAGCCGCCCGCAGCCACCTGCCCAAGGAGATCGTCTTTGCCAACAGCATGGGTAAGGGCTACTACCTCAAGGGGAAGATTGGCAAAGTGCCCGTGAGGTTCCTGGTGGACTCCGGGGCCCAGGTCTCCGTGGTCCACCCGAACTTGTGGGAGGAGGTCACGGATGGGGACTTGGACACCCTTCGGCCCTTTGAGAATGTGGTAAAAGTGGCCAATGGGGCAGAAATGAAGATCCTGGGCATCTGGGACACGGTGGTGTCGCTGGGCAAACTGAAGCTCAAGGCAGAGTTCCTGGTGGCCAACGCCAGTGCTGAAGAAGCCATCATCGGCACCGATGTGCTCCAGGACCACAACGCCGTCCTGGACTTCGAGCATCGCACGTGCACCCTGAAAGGGAAGAAGTTCCGCCTCCTGCCGGTTGGAGGGTCCCTGGAAGATGAGTTTGACCTGGAGCTCATAGAGGAGGACCCCTCAGAGGAGGGGCAGCAGCCCTCCTATTGA